A genomic segment from Micromonospora echinaurantiaca encodes:
- a CDS encoding helix-turn-helix domain-containing protein: protein MRQQPRRDSRGILDPARLLRQVRFRRHLPAVALRPWVEHYWFVDWELTEPFVQHVVPHPAVNVVFQRDGAGPERAEVAGVGLKLFSITLRDTGRVSGVQFRPGGFHPFWRRPVAELTGRRWPFADLADRWPPAAGGPAGSGRCAGTDAERRRALDDLLTGWSPEPDPVTEEVISLVEEIRTDRSLVRVDDFAARHDVSTRRLQRLFLDHVGVSPKWVIRRYRLQEAIEQAAGGPLDWAALAADLGYSDQAHLVREFTAVTGVSPAAYARSVS, encoded by the coding sequence ATGCGACAGCAGCCGCGACGGGACAGCCGGGGCATCCTGGACCCGGCCCGGCTGCTGCGGCAGGTCCGCTTCCGCCGGCACCTGCCCGCCGTGGCGCTCCGCCCGTGGGTCGAGCACTACTGGTTCGTCGACTGGGAGCTGACCGAACCCTTCGTGCAGCACGTCGTGCCGCACCCCGCGGTCAACGTGGTCTTCCAGCGGGACGGCGCCGGGCCCGAGCGGGCCGAGGTGGCCGGCGTCGGGCTGAAACTCTTCTCGATCACGCTGCGCGACACCGGGCGGGTCAGCGGCGTGCAGTTCCGGCCGGGCGGCTTCCATCCCTTCTGGCGCCGGCCGGTCGCCGAACTCACCGGCCGGCGCTGGCCGTTCGCCGACCTCGCCGACCGTTGGCCACCCGCCGCCGGCGGGCCGGCCGGGTCCGGCCGCTGCGCCGGTACGGACGCCGAGCGCCGCCGTGCCCTGGACGACCTGCTCACCGGCTGGTCGCCCGAACCGGACCCGGTCACCGAGGAGGTGATCTCGCTGGTCGAGGAGATCCGCACCGACCGGAGCCTGGTGCGGGTGGATGACTTCGCCGCCCGGCACGACGTCTCCACCCGGCGGCTGCAACGGCTCTTCCTGGACCACGTCGGGGTGAGCCCGAAGTGGGTGATCCGGCGCTACCGGCTCCAGGAGGCCATCGAGCAGGCGGCCGGCGGGCCGCTCGACTGGGCGGCCCTCGCCGCCGACCTCGGCTACAGCGACCAGGCCCACCTGGTCCGCGAGTTCACCGCCGTCACCGGCGTCTCCCCCGCGGCCTACGCCCGCTCGGTCAGCTGA
- a CDS encoding PadR family transcriptional regulator: MSTPHVLLGLLATGTKHGYELKRAHDERLPRARPLAFGQVYATLGRLQRDGLVAAAGQERQGGPERTAYELTEQGRAALDRWLGAVEPPMPYVTSTLFAKVVVALLVADVDRARAYLVAQRGAHTERLRELTAVKTSPSATLDDAVAADYAIAHLDADLRWLRTTLDRVADWHREVHS, encoded by the coding sequence GTGTCCACTCCGCACGTCCTGCTCGGGCTGCTCGCCACCGGCACCAAGCACGGCTACGAGCTCAAGCGCGCGCACGACGAGCGGTTGCCCCGGGCCCGTCCGCTGGCCTTCGGGCAGGTCTACGCGACGCTCGGCCGGCTGCAACGTGACGGGTTGGTGGCGGCGGCCGGGCAGGAGCGCCAGGGCGGCCCGGAGCGCACCGCGTACGAGCTGACCGAGCAGGGGCGCGCCGCGCTCGACCGGTGGCTGGGCGCGGTCGAGCCACCGATGCCGTACGTCACCAGCACGCTCTTCGCCAAGGTCGTGGTGGCCCTGCTGGTGGCCGACGTGGACCGGGCCCGGGCCTACCTGGTCGCCCAGCGCGGGGCGCACACCGAACGACTGCGGGAGCTGACCGCGGTCAAGACGTCGCCGTCGGCCACCCTCGACGACGCCGTGGCGGCCGATTACGCCATCGCTCACCTCGACGCCGATCTCCGGTGGTTGCGCACCACCCTCGACCGGGTCGCCGACTGGCACCGGGAGGTGCACTCGTGA
- a CDS encoding ATP-binding protein: MSDSAPLLQLALRVEHDIFLVRQRGREVAAVVGLEHQDQVRMATALSEVARDLLRTSGGADVTFRLTDDADVGRRQLRVDLAPVTPLPDGRYEPESAAVARLVDKLGVVTGKGDTVVMMSRRVPVAAPTLTPERLAEIRAELARSAPGSAVDELAAQNQQLIAALDEVRSQRDELAVLNDELQETNRGVMALYNQLTEELEETNRGVVALYAELDEKSAQLRAASESKSRFLANVSHELRAPVTAIMGLGRLLADSASDPLTAEQARQVGLIRSSAADLLALVNELLDLAKAESGRIEPDWTEVDLRPVFGQLRGTLRALATGPDVALVVEEPPTPATLRTDEVLLGQVLRNLLHNGLKFTQRGEVRLRARREGDRWLLSVSDTGPGIPEELHGRIFEEFYQVPGATRVGGTGLGLPYARRLVTLLGGTLELASEPGRGSTFTVTLPVGGA, encoded by the coding sequence GTGAGTGATTCGGCCCCGCTGCTGCAGTTGGCGCTGCGGGTGGAGCACGACATCTTCCTGGTGCGCCAGCGCGGCCGGGAGGTGGCGGCCGTCGTCGGGCTGGAGCACCAGGACCAGGTCCGGATGGCCACCGCGCTCAGCGAGGTGGCGCGGGACCTGCTGCGTACCTCCGGCGGAGCCGACGTGACGTTCCGCCTGACCGATGACGCCGATGTCGGTAGGCGTCAGCTGCGGGTGGACCTCGCCCCGGTGACCCCGCTGCCCGACGGCCGGTACGAGCCGGAGTCGGCAGCGGTGGCGCGGCTGGTGGACAAGTTGGGCGTGGTCACCGGGAAGGGGGATACGGTCGTGATGATGTCCCGACGTGTCCCGGTCGCCGCCCCCACGCTGACGCCGGAGCGTCTCGCCGAGATCCGTGCCGAGCTCGCGCGCAGCGCTCCGGGCAGCGCCGTGGACGAACTCGCCGCGCAGAACCAGCAGCTGATCGCCGCGCTGGACGAGGTACGCAGCCAGCGCGACGAGCTGGCGGTGCTGAACGACGAGTTGCAGGAGACCAACCGCGGTGTGATGGCGCTCTACAACCAGCTCACCGAGGAGCTGGAGGAGACCAACCGCGGCGTGGTGGCGCTCTACGCCGAGCTGGACGAGAAGTCGGCCCAGCTGCGCGCGGCGAGCGAGTCGAAGAGCCGGTTCCTGGCCAACGTCAGCCACGAGCTGCGCGCCCCGGTCACCGCGATCATGGGGCTGGGCCGGCTGCTGGCCGACTCCGCGTCCGACCCGCTCACCGCCGAACAGGCCCGCCAGGTCGGGCTGATCCGCTCCTCGGCGGCCGACCTGCTCGCGTTGGTCAACGAGCTGCTCGACCTGGCCAAGGCGGAGTCGGGCCGGATCGAGCCGGACTGGACCGAGGTGGACCTGCGACCCGTCTTCGGCCAGCTGCGCGGCACGTTGCGGGCCCTGGCCACCGGGCCCGACGTCGCGCTGGTGGTGGAGGAGCCGCCCACGCCGGCCACGCTGCGCACCGACGAGGTGCTGCTCGGCCAGGTGCTGCGCAACCTGCTGCACAACGGGCTCAAGTTCACCCAGCGCGGTGAGGTGCGGCTGCGGGCGCGGCGGGAGGGCGACCGCTGGCTGCTGTCGGTCAGCGACACCGGGCCGGGAATCCCGGAGGAGCTGCACGGACGGATCTTCGAGGAGTTCTACCAGGTGCCGGGCGCGACCCGGGTCGGCGGCACCGGCCTCGGTCTGCCGTACGCCCGGCGGCTCGTGACGCTGCTCGGCGGCACCCTGGAGCTGGCCAGCGAGCCGGGCCGGGGCAGTACGTTCACCGTCACCCTGCCCGTGGGCGGAGCGTGA
- a CDS encoding TIGR03086 family metal-binding protein, with product MATQTSDLLAAAAPRTVAVVRAVADEQLHVPTPCSDYTVRDLLNHLYQVVVNFQELAAKRSVQWADKPDHLSEGWRDRFEVETRRLVDAWSDPASLEGVSPGMGMPQAVIGGMVLLDLTVHGWDLAVATGQSYRPAPEVVPALHELVEQLAPQARQMGVFAEPVPTDAGLPDLDRLLGLTGRDPAWTASA from the coding sequence ATGGCTACCCAGACTAGTGATCTGCTGGCAGCGGCAGCGCCGCGGACCGTCGCGGTGGTCCGCGCCGTCGCCGACGAACAACTACACGTGCCCACCCCGTGCAGCGATTACACGGTGCGCGACCTGCTCAACCACCTCTACCAGGTGGTGGTGAACTTCCAGGAGCTCGCCGCGAAGCGGAGCGTGCAGTGGGCCGACAAGCCCGACCATCTCAGCGAGGGCTGGCGGGACCGGTTCGAGGTGGAGACGCGGCGGTTGGTCGACGCCTGGTCCGACCCGGCCAGCCTGGAGGGCGTCTCGCCGGGGATGGGCATGCCGCAGGCCGTGATCGGCGGCATGGTGCTGCTGGACCTCACCGTGCACGGCTGGGACCTCGCCGTGGCCACCGGCCAGTCGTACCGACCGGCGCCGGAGGTGGTGCCGGCACTGCACGAGCTGGTGGAGCAGTTGGCCCCGCAGGCCCGGCAGATGGGCGTCTTCGCCGAGCCGGTGCCGACCGACGCCGGCCTGCCCGACCTCGACCGGCTGCTCGGCCTGACCGGCCGGGATCCCGCCTGGACCGCCTCGGCCTGA
- a CDS encoding fused response regulator/phosphatase, producing the protein MEGGPATVLVVDDSRTKRYLLVSWLSRAGFTVLEAENGGEALARVEAEPIDLVVLDVRLPDLSGYEVCERIKAAHPAIAVIHVSAHAVDVRDRAQGLTRGADSYLAEPIEPEELVATAHAVLRYYRARQRAEFLAERLLGLADTTVAVHSAQNFTRLLEEAAAGAAQIFKSPAAVVAETFDGDCLAGVASGPDAEAVIVPWIVDDTGVPTGSTVRVQDPAGWDLLGWPAGDTVTVAAARLRDDRPPLYVVVPTSTQTYRTPVLVQLAQSVAAAVEAQRSFDEEHRIAVTLQRSLLPQRIPEVNGLDLAVRYEPASARTEVGGDFYELVMLDGHLLLAIGDVAGHSLHAATVMAELRHAVRAYAVEGHQPGEILHRVNELMRTLLPNELATICVLLLHPPTGRVRLASAGHLPPLLVVDGKVEFVQHHAPLLGVRAQRPADLEFVLPAGATLVFYTDGLIERRDATIDEGLAALAACAAEVEDDLDRFCQRLLVQLAPSEIQDDVAVVALRRR; encoded by the coding sequence GTGGAGGGCGGCCCGGCGACCGTACTGGTGGTCGACGACAGTCGCACCAAGCGGTACCTGCTGGTCAGCTGGCTGAGCCGGGCCGGGTTCACGGTGCTGGAGGCGGAGAACGGCGGCGAGGCGCTGGCCCGGGTCGAGGCGGAGCCGATCGACCTGGTGGTGCTCGACGTACGGCTGCCCGACCTGAGCGGCTACGAGGTCTGCGAGCGGATCAAGGCCGCGCACCCGGCGATAGCGGTGATCCACGTGTCCGCGCACGCGGTGGACGTGCGGGACCGCGCGCAGGGCCTGACCCGCGGCGCGGACTCGTACCTGGCGGAGCCGATCGAGCCGGAGGAACTGGTTGCCACCGCGCACGCGGTGCTGCGTTACTACCGGGCCCGGCAGCGGGCCGAGTTCCTGGCCGAGCGGCTGCTCGGGCTGGCCGACACCACCGTGGCGGTGCACTCGGCACAGAACTTCACCCGGCTGCTCGAAGAGGCGGCGGCCGGTGCCGCGCAGATCTTCAAGAGCCCGGCCGCGGTGGTGGCGGAGACCTTCGACGGCGACTGCCTGGCCGGGGTGGCCTCCGGGCCGGACGCCGAGGCGGTGATCGTCCCGTGGATCGTGGACGACACCGGGGTGCCCACCGGGTCGACCGTCCGGGTGCAGGACCCGGCGGGCTGGGACCTGCTCGGGTGGCCGGCCGGGGACACCGTGACGGTGGCCGCCGCCCGGCTGCGCGACGACCGGCCGCCGCTCTACGTCGTGGTGCCCACCAGCACCCAGACCTACCGCACGCCGGTGCTGGTGCAGCTCGCCCAGTCCGTCGCCGCGGCGGTGGAGGCGCAGCGCTCGTTCGACGAGGAACACCGGATCGCTGTCACCCTCCAGCGCAGCCTGCTGCCCCAGCGGATCCCCGAGGTCAACGGGCTCGACCTGGCCGTCCGCTACGAGCCGGCGAGCGCGCGGACCGAGGTGGGCGGCGACTTCTACGAGCTGGTCATGCTGGACGGGCACCTGCTGCTGGCGATCGGTGACGTGGCGGGCCACTCGCTGCACGCGGCGACCGTGATGGCCGAGCTGCGGCACGCGGTGCGGGCGTACGCGGTGGAGGGGCACCAGCCGGGCGAGATCCTGCACCGGGTCAACGAGCTGATGCGGACACTGCTGCCGAACGAGCTGGCCACCATCTGCGTGCTGCTGCTGCACCCGCCCACCGGACGGGTCCGGCTGGCCAGCGCCGGCCACCTGCCGCCGCTGCTGGTCGTCGACGGCAAGGTCGAGTTCGTACAGCACCACGCCCCGCTGCTCGGGGTCCGCGCGCAACGTCCGGCCGACCTGGAGTTCGTGCTGCCGGCCGGGGCGACCCTGGTCTTCTACACCGACGGGCTGATCGAGCGCCGGGACGCCACCATCGACGAGGGCCTGGCCGCGCTGGCCGCCTGCGCCGCCGAGGTCGAGGACGACCTGGACCGGTTCTGCCAGCGGCTGCTGGTCCAGCTGGCGCCGTCGGAGATCCAGGACGACGTCGCCGTGGTGGCGCTGCGCCGCCGCTGA
- a CDS encoding ABC transporter ATP-binding protein has translation MTQLQARAVVKAYGPTPALRGVTLDVADGEIVAVTGPSGCGKSTLLHCLAGILRPDAGEVSWRGERIDTWSEAARSRLRRTEFGVLFQFGQLVAELTAAENVALPLLLAGTGRREARTAALTWLDRFGVAEVADARPGEMSGGQQQRCATARALVTEPRVLFADEPTGALDTLAGEQVLTQLVRLARQQGTAVVLVTHEPRIAAYADREVVLRDGMVDHTGLGLDVPLAGGHR, from the coding sequence GTGACGCAACTTCAGGCTCGCGCAGTGGTCAAGGCGTACGGGCCGACGCCCGCCCTGCGCGGCGTCACGCTCGACGTGGCCGATGGGGAGATCGTCGCCGTCACCGGGCCCAGCGGCTGCGGCAAGTCCACCCTGCTGCACTGCCTCGCCGGGATCCTGCGGCCGGACGCGGGCGAGGTGAGCTGGCGGGGCGAGCGGATCGACACCTGGTCCGAGGCGGCCCGGTCCCGGCTGCGTCGCACCGAGTTCGGGGTGCTGTTCCAGTTCGGTCAGCTCGTCGCCGAGCTGACGGCGGCGGAGAACGTCGCGCTTCCGCTGCTTCTCGCCGGCACGGGGCGGCGAGAGGCGCGGACCGCGGCGCTCACCTGGCTGGACCGGTTCGGGGTGGCCGAGGTGGCCGACGCCCGGCCGGGCGAGATGTCCGGTGGCCAGCAGCAGCGCTGTGCCACCGCCCGCGCGCTGGTCACCGAGCCCCGGGTGCTCTTCGCCGACGAGCCGACCGGCGCGCTGGACACGCTCGCCGGCGAACAGGTGCTCACCCAGCTGGTCCGGCTGGCCCGCCAGCAGGGCACCGCGGTGGTGCTGGTCACCCACGAACCGCGGATCGCCGCGTACGCCGACCGCGAGGTGGTCCTGCGCGACGGCATGGTGGACCACACCGGGCTGGGGCTCGACGTGCCGCTGGCCGGCGGTCACCGGTGA
- a CDS encoding bifunctional polysaccharide deacetylase/glycosyltransferase family 2 protein: MARHVARRDPRAHWILLLLGLVLLLAALTLNGLVTGLAGGSGPAGGGAGAGAAAGVPKQVTSGGPVLRLDRPEPVDRTLPDRTIALTFDDGPDPRWTPQVLDVLRRHRAHATFFVVGARVNEHPDLVRRILDEGHEIGSHTFTHADLGGAPQWRRDLELSLTRKAVAAATGREVTLLRPPFSSSPQALTGPEYAALRAAAGSGHVAVLADRDTKDWQRPGVPAIVEAATPAKGRGAVVLMHDGGGDRAQTVAALDRLLPELTGQGYRFTTVSAGIDAPGSMLPAAASSRWSGTALRWAQLGAGGLATAMNVLLGIALVLGVARLAVQVVCAQRHVRRVRRPKHRRPPVTVPVSVIVPAYNEAANIAATVRSLVASAYPALEVIVVDDGSTDGTADIVERMRLRGVRVLRQANAGKPAALNTGIRAARADLLVLVDGDTVFQPDTVYRLVQGFADPTVGAISGNTKVANRRRLLGRWQHLEYVIGFNLDRRMYDVLECMPTIPGAIGAFRRQVLLAVGGVPADTLAEDTDLTMRVLRAGWRVVYEEAAIAWTEAPSSLRQLWRQRYRWCYGTMQAMWKHRHVLRERGAGGKLGRRGLPYLAVFQLVLPLTAPAVDVFALYGLLFLPWSSLALAWAGLLLLQALTAGYALRLDRERLGPLWSLPLQQLVYRQVMYLVVVQSVVTAVIGNRLRWQRMVRTGEAAALVTGRSA, translated from the coding sequence GTGGCGCGACACGTCGCCCGCCGGGACCCGCGGGCGCACTGGATCCTGCTCCTGCTCGGGCTGGTGCTGCTGCTGGCCGCGCTCACCCTGAACGGCCTGGTGACCGGGCTGGCCGGCGGTTCCGGCCCGGCGGGCGGCGGCGCGGGCGCCGGCGCGGCGGCCGGCGTGCCGAAGCAGGTCACCTCCGGAGGCCCGGTGCTGCGGCTGGACCGGCCCGAGCCGGTCGACCGCACGCTGCCGGACCGGACCATCGCGCTCACCTTCGACGACGGACCGGACCCGCGCTGGACCCCGCAGGTGCTCGACGTGCTGCGCCGGCACCGCGCCCACGCCACCTTCTTCGTGGTCGGCGCCCGGGTCAACGAGCACCCGGACCTGGTCCGGCGGATCCTCGACGAGGGACACGAGATCGGCTCGCACACCTTCACCCACGCCGACCTCGGCGGCGCACCGCAGTGGCGGCGGGACCTGGAACTCTCGCTGACCCGCAAGGCGGTCGCCGCTGCCACCGGCCGGGAGGTGACCCTGCTCCGGCCGCCGTTCTCGTCCAGCCCGCAGGCGTTGACCGGGCCGGAGTACGCGGCGCTGCGCGCCGCCGCCGGCAGCGGCCACGTCGCGGTGCTCGCCGACCGGGACACCAAGGACTGGCAACGCCCTGGGGTGCCGGCCATCGTCGAGGCGGCCACCCCGGCGAAGGGGCGGGGCGCGGTGGTGCTGATGCACGACGGCGGCGGCGACCGGGCCCAGACGGTCGCCGCGCTGGACCGGCTGCTGCCCGAGCTGACCGGGCAGGGCTACCGGTTCACCACCGTCTCGGCCGGCATCGACGCGCCCGGGTCGATGCTGCCGGCCGCCGCGAGCAGCCGCTGGAGCGGCACCGCGCTGCGCTGGGCCCAGCTCGGCGCCGGTGGGCTGGCCACGGCGATGAACGTGCTGCTCGGGATCGCGTTGGTGCTGGGGGTGGCCCGGCTGGCCGTCCAGGTGGTCTGTGCCCAGCGGCACGTGCGGCGGGTCCGCCGGCCGAAGCACCGCCGGCCGCCGGTCACCGTGCCGGTCTCGGTGATCGTGCCGGCGTACAACGAGGCGGCCAACATCGCGGCGACCGTCCGGTCCCTGGTGGCCAGCGCCTATCCGGCGCTGGAGGTGATCGTGGTCGACGACGGCTCCACCGACGGCACAGCGGACATCGTGGAGCGGATGCGGCTGCGCGGGGTGCGGGTCCTGCGGCAGGCCAACGCCGGGAAGCCGGCGGCGCTGAACACCGGGATCCGGGCCGCCCGGGCCGACCTGCTGGTGCTGGTGGACGGCGACACGGTGTTCCAGCCGGACACCGTGTACCGGCTGGTGCAGGGCTTCGCCGACCCGACCGTGGGCGCGATCTCCGGCAACACCAAGGTCGCCAACCGGCGCCGGCTGCTCGGCCGGTGGCAGCACCTGGAGTACGTGATCGGCTTCAACCTCGACCGCCGGATGTATGACGTGCTGGAGTGCATGCCGACCATCCCGGGCGCGATCGGCGCGTTCCGCCGGCAGGTGCTGCTCGCCGTCGGCGGGGTGCCCGCGGACACCCTCGCCGAGGACACCGACCTCACCATGCGGGTACTGCGGGCCGGCTGGCGGGTGGTCTACGAGGAGGCGGCGATCGCCTGGACCGAGGCGCCGTCGTCGCTGCGTCAGCTCTGGCGGCAGCGCTACCGCTGGTGCTACGGCACCATGCAGGCGATGTGGAAGCACCGGCACGTGCTGCGCGAGCGGGGCGCCGGCGGCAAGCTCGGCCGGCGCGGCCTGCCGTACCTGGCCGTGTTCCAGCTCGTGCTGCCGCTCACCGCGCCGGCGGTGGACGTCTTCGCCCTCTACGGCCTGCTCTTCCTGCCCTGGTCGTCGCTCGCCCTGGCCTGGGCCGGGCTGCTGCTGCTCCAGGCGCTCACCGCCGGCTACGCGCTGCGGCTGGACCGGGAGCGGCTCGGGCCGCTGTGGAGCCTGCCGTTGCAGCAACTGGTCTACCGCCAGGTGATGTACCTGGTGGTGGTGCAGTCGGTGGTCACGGCGGTGATCGGCAACCGGCTCCGCTGGCAGCGCATGGTCCGCACCGGCGAGGCAGCCGCCCTCGTCACCGGCCGCTCCGCCTGA
- a CDS encoding FtsX-like permease family protein — MRPATLLRLALAGTRTDTARVVLTGLSAALATLAVLAALTVLAIPEVPGDPWAQAEQYRNNLLREPGLRGGTAFALLLLTIPVLALAGQCARLGAPARDRRLAALRLAGATPGQVTRVAVSETGLAALLGTLAGLAVHLGGRQLLHRPDERGLLALPTDVLPPVGALVAVVLGLPLVAAAATALLLRRVTTTPFGVVRRTGQRRGPRPWPGLLIGLGLAAGVGALPLLRTGDGLGSGAARWLVPTVVLGGGFAAVLGVVLGTGWISYVSGRLLHRLARRPAMLLAARRLMADPWAGSRTFAALLAAVVFGAGAAAQRAYFALSDRVQRQEHRLVGLDEGANPFYLRTMNLVDLAVAVAVTIAAGGLLVALVEGIVARRRAYAALVAGGVPRSVVGRSIAWQALVPAVPAILVAMTVGLLLGRAWSGPVSTGTVSGMVCDAGPELCADPATRARYERLVEPVRRQLTPDVPLEQLALLGAGALAAVLVTVGVGLLFLRSSTAVEELRTT, encoded by the coding sequence GTGAGGCCGGCGACGCTGCTCCGGCTGGCGCTGGCCGGCACCCGCACCGACACCGCCCGGGTGGTGCTGACCGGGCTCAGCGCCGCGCTGGCCACCCTCGCCGTGCTGGCCGCGCTGACCGTGCTGGCCATCCCGGAGGTGCCGGGCGACCCATGGGCGCAGGCCGAGCAGTACCGCAACAACCTGCTGCGTGAGCCGGGGCTGCGGGGCGGCACCGCGTTCGCGTTGTTGCTGCTCACCATCCCGGTGCTGGCGCTGGCCGGGCAGTGCGCCCGGCTGGGCGCACCGGCCCGGGACCGCCGGCTGGCCGCGCTCCGGCTGGCCGGCGCCACCCCGGGCCAGGTGACCCGGGTGGCCGTGTCCGAGACCGGGCTGGCCGCCCTGCTCGGCACGCTCGCCGGGCTCGCGGTCCATCTCGGCGGGCGCCAGCTGCTGCACCGCCCGGACGAGCGGGGTCTGCTCGCGCTCCCCACCGACGTGCTGCCGCCGGTCGGCGCACTGGTCGCGGTGGTGCTCGGGCTGCCGCTGGTCGCGGCGGCGGCCACCGCGCTGCTGCTGCGCCGGGTCACCACCACGCCCTTCGGGGTGGTCCGGCGCACCGGCCAGCGGCGTGGACCGCGACCCTGGCCCGGTCTCCTGATCGGGCTGGGCCTGGCTGCCGGCGTGGGCGCCCTGCCGCTGCTGCGCACGGGTGACGGCCTTGGGAGCGGGGCGGCCCGCTGGCTGGTGCCCACGGTCGTGCTCGGGGGCGGGTTCGCCGCCGTGCTCGGCGTGGTGCTCGGCACCGGCTGGATCTCGTACGTCTCGGGGCGGCTGCTGCACCGGCTCGCCCGCCGCCCGGCGATGCTGCTGGCGGCCCGGCGGCTGATGGCCGACCCGTGGGCCGGCAGCCGGACCTTCGCCGCCCTGCTCGCCGCAGTGGTCTTCGGGGCGGGCGCCGCGGCTCAGCGGGCCTACTTCGCGCTCAGCGACCGGGTGCAGCGCCAGGAGCACCGGCTGGTCGGCCTCGACGAGGGCGCGAACCCGTTCTACCTGCGCACGATGAATCTGGTCGACCTGGCCGTGGCGGTGGCCGTGACGATCGCCGCCGGCGGCCTGCTGGTCGCGCTGGTCGAGGGCATCGTCGCCCGCCGCCGGGCGTACGCGGCGCTGGTGGCGGGCGGGGTGCCGCGGAGCGTCGTCGGCCGGTCCATCGCCTGGCAGGCGCTGGTGCCGGCCGTCCCAGCGATCCTGGTCGCGATGACCGTCGGGCTGCTGCTCGGCCGAGCCTGGTCCGGCCCGGTCTCCACGGGCACGGTCAGCGGGATGGTCTGCGACGCCGGGCCGGAGCTGTGCGCGGACCCGGCCACCCGGGCGCGGTACGAACGTCTGGTCGAGCCGGTCCGCCGCCAACTCACGCCCGACGTACCGCTGGAGCAGTTGGCGCTGCTCGGCGCGGGCGCGCTGGCCGCGGTGCTGGTCACCGTCGGTGTCGGTCTGCTCTTCCTGCGGTCCAGCACAGCGGTGGAGGAGCTGCGGACGACCTGA
- a CDS encoding SpoIIE family protein phosphatase → MTEDAVPDRGVWFRVETSSAASAVRRAAERLARQLGMGEAGTADLAIVAAELTSNLVKHAEEGNLLLRPVRREGEAGVELVAVDSGPGMADLTLSSRDGHSTTGTLGIGLGAIVRQATWFDGYSRPGRGTVLAVQLWPGQSDAERPWVGGLTRPLTGESVSGDAFAARVVEGRHQVLVCDGLGHGPLASAASDAALAAFRAAPPGPPAAVVRHLHGAMSHTRGAALAVAEPDPAAGVLHYSGLGNISAAVVGGDGRRRGLVSLPGIAGHQRPAVREYDYPFDADALLVMHSDGVADRWQLADYPGLAERSPLVMAATLLRDAGVRRDDACVLVARAWT, encoded by the coding sequence ATGACCGAGGACGCCGTCCCGGACCGCGGCGTCTGGTTCCGGGTGGAGACCAGCAGCGCGGCCAGCGCCGTACGGCGGGCCGCCGAACGCCTGGCCCGGCAGTTGGGGATGGGCGAAGCCGGTACCGCCGACCTGGCCATCGTTGCCGCCGAGCTGACCAGCAACCTGGTCAAGCACGCGGAGGAGGGCAACCTGCTGCTCCGCCCGGTGCGGCGCGAGGGCGAGGCCGGCGTGGAACTGGTGGCCGTCGACTCGGGGCCCGGGATGGCCGACCTGACTCTCTCCTCCCGCGACGGGCACTCCACCACCGGCACCCTCGGCATCGGGCTCGGGGCGATCGTCCGGCAGGCGACCTGGTTCGACGGCTACTCCCGGCCCGGCCGGGGTACGGTGCTCGCCGTGCAGCTCTGGCCCGGTCAGTCGGACGCCGAGCGGCCCTGGGTCGGCGGCCTGACCCGGCCGTTGACCGGCGAGTCGGTCAGCGGCGACGCGTTCGCCGCGCGGGTGGTCGAGGGCCGGCACCAGGTGCTCGTCTGCGACGGCCTGGGGCACGGCCCGCTGGCGTCCGCCGCCTCCGACGCCGCCCTGGCCGCGTTCCGCGCCGCCCCGCCCGGGCCGCCGGCCGCCGTGGTCCGGCACCTGCACGGGGCGATGTCGCACACCCGGGGCGCCGCGCTCGCGGTCGCCGAGCCGGATCCGGCGGCCGGTGTGCTGCACTACAGCGGGCTCGGCAACATCTCCGCCGCCGTGGTCGGCGGGGACGGCCGCCGTCGAGGTCTGGTCTCGCTGCCCGGCATCGCCGGGCACCAGCGCCCGGCGGTGCGGGAGTACGACTACCCCTTCGATGCCGACGCGCTGCTGGTCATGCACAGCGACGGGGTGGCCGACCGCTGGCAGCTCGCCGATTACCCCGGGCTGGCAGAGCGGTCGCCGCTGGTGATGGCCGCGACGCTGCTACGCGACGCCGGCGTCCGCCGCGACGACGCCTGCGTCCTGGTCGCCCGGGCATGGACGTGA